One window of Nocardia sp. NBC_00508 genomic DNA carries:
- a CDS encoding glycerol dehydrogenase, producing MLSVFSSPGHYVQGRDATAALGAEMTRLGIGGPVLIVSGGSAFRLLATTWEHSLTDAKIAYSIHLSGGECSRAEIARIVHAVEESGSTVVLGAGGGKVLDAARAVADDLDLPMISCPTTASSDAPCSALSVIYTEAGEFEAYQLVRRNPALVLVDTSVIAQAPARLLAAGMGDALATWFEARTCSAAQVRNMRGGASTRSAAALAELCYRTLLADGAQALTAVREHSVTPALERVVEANTLLSGLGFESSGLAAAHAVHNGLTAAAGTHPFLHGEKVAFGTLTQLVLEGAPTSEIDTVLDFCTEVGLPITLAALGLPDADHETLSSIATRATAPGETIHNEPFTVDAAMLVDALRTADALGKR from the coding sequence ATGCTGAGTGTGTTCTCCTCGCCGGGGCACTATGTGCAGGGACGGGACGCCACGGCCGCGCTCGGTGCGGAGATGACCCGTCTCGGGATCGGTGGCCCGGTGCTGATCGTGTCCGGAGGCAGCGCCTTTCGGCTGCTCGCCACGACATGGGAGCACTCGCTCACCGATGCGAAGATCGCCTATTCGATCCATCTGTCCGGCGGCGAATGCAGCAGGGCGGAGATCGCCAGGATCGTCCACGCCGTCGAAGAGTCCGGCAGCACAGTCGTTTTGGGCGCGGGTGGCGGCAAGGTGCTGGACGCGGCGCGCGCGGTCGCCGACGATCTCGACCTGCCGATGATCAGCTGCCCCACCACAGCCTCCAGCGACGCACCGTGCAGCGCGCTGTCGGTGATCTACACCGAAGCAGGCGAATTCGAGGCCTATCAGTTGGTCCGGCGCAATCCGGCGCTGGTGCTGGTGGACACCTCGGTCATCGCGCAGGCCCCGGCCCGGTTGCTCGCCGCGGGCATGGGCGACGCCTTGGCCACCTGGTTCGAGGCGCGCACGTGCAGTGCGGCGCAGGTGCGCAATATGCGTGGCGGCGCATCTACGCGCAGCGCCGCCGCGCTCGCGGAGCTCTGCTATCGCACCTTGCTCGCCGACGGTGCACAGGCGCTGACCGCGGTCCGCGAACACAGCGTCACACCGGCGCTGGAGCGCGTCGTCGAGGCCAACACGCTGCTGTCCGGGCTCGGTTTCGAATCGTCCGGACTGGCCGCCGCGCACGCGGTGCACAACGGCCTCACCGCCGCCGCGGGAACGCATCCGTTCCTACACGGCGAGAAGGTCGCCTTCGGCACGCTCACCCAACTGGTGCTCGAAGGCGCGCCCACGTCCGAGATCGACACGGTCCTCGATTTCTGCACCGAGGTCGGGCTGCCGATTACCCTCGCCGCGCTGGGTCTGCCCGACGCCGATCACGAGACGCTGTCTTCCATCGCGACCCGCGCGACCGCCCCGGGCGAAACGATCCACAACGAGCCGTTCACCGTCGACGCCGCGATGCTGGTCGACGCGCTGCGCACCGCGGACGCACTCGGCAAGCGGTGA
- a CDS encoding MATE family efflux transporter — MRYGDGRRLSALATPIALTQLAQIAVSTTNIALMGTLGVRQVAAGGLAIVLFNQIRTMCVGLITASGNQIATAVSAAGKRGESPDREIRDLLRSSFLIATVAGLAGGAVLIGLGWVLPWLGQDPGVLADARPLMVALAPGLLPCLWFQVLRQYTVGMQRPQALLLVTLGSVVLNLLLALGFIHGKAGLPALGLTGIGVATSLVFLITFGVFWAMVWRDDQLGHTLPMSPLPVRPATVRAELKLGTPIALTYGSEAGMFSVLALVMGSIGPAALAAHNVVYQIIYIVFQVAIGLSHGASILVSHAVARDEYTHARALAWLALRHAAVVAAVTGAVYVLAPDLVLLPFLESSDADTIRVAHTLLLIGIVLQFFDAAQNIGTGLLRGLKATNAGFRLSLIGYWGVGLPVALLLAFPLGLGAAGVWWGLTAGLATTAMLMLRRYFALLDEQELDRPRLLRESLTTPS, encoded by the coding sequence GTGAGGTACGGCGACGGACGGCGTTTGAGCGCGCTCGCGACGCCCATCGCGCTGACCCAGCTGGCGCAGATCGCCGTCTCGACCACCAACATCGCGCTGATGGGCACGCTGGGCGTGCGTCAGGTGGCCGCGGGCGGCCTGGCGATCGTGCTGTTCAACCAGATCCGCACCATGTGCGTCGGGTTGATCACCGCCAGCGGCAACCAGATCGCCACGGCGGTGAGCGCCGCGGGCAAGCGCGGCGAATCGCCGGACCGGGAGATCCGGGACCTGCTGCGGTCGAGCTTCCTGATCGCAACCGTCGCCGGACTCGCCGGCGGCGCGGTGCTGATCGGGCTCGGCTGGGTGCTGCCCTGGCTGGGGCAGGACCCGGGCGTGCTCGCCGACGCCCGTCCGCTGATGGTCGCACTCGCACCGGGCTTGCTGCCCTGTCTGTGGTTCCAGGTGCTGCGCCAGTACACCGTGGGCATGCAGCGTCCGCAGGCGCTGCTGCTGGTGACGCTCGGATCGGTGGTGCTGAACCTCCTGCTGGCACTCGGCTTCATCCACGGCAAGGCCGGGCTGCCCGCGCTGGGCCTCACCGGCATCGGCGTCGCGACCTCGCTGGTGTTCCTGATCACCTTCGGCGTCTTCTGGGCGATGGTGTGGCGCGACGACCAACTCGGCCACACCCTGCCGATGAGCCCGCTGCCGGTGCGACCGGCGACGGTCAGAGCGGAGCTGAAGCTGGGCACGCCGATCGCGCTCACCTACGGCTCCGAGGCGGGCATGTTCTCGGTGCTGGCGCTGGTCATGGGCAGTATCGGGCCCGCGGCGCTGGCCGCGCACAACGTCGTCTACCAGATCATCTACATCGTGTTCCAGGTGGCGATCGGCCTCTCGCACGGCGCGTCGATCCTGGTCAGCCACGCTGTCGCCCGCGACGAGTACACCCACGCCCGCGCGCTGGCCTGGCTCGCGCTCCGGCATGCGGCGGTGGTCGCGGCAGTGACGGGCGCGGTCTACGTGCTCGCCCCGGATCTGGTGCTGCTCCCCTTCCTGGAATCCTCGGACGCCGACACCATCCGGGTCGCGCACACCCTGCTGCTGATCGGCATCGTGCTGCAGTTCTTCGATGCCGCCCAGAACATCGGCACCGGCCTGCTGCGCGGACTCAAGGCGACCAACGCGGGCTTCCGCCTCTCCCTGATCGGTTACTGGGGTGTCGGCCTGCCCGTCGCCCTGCTGCTCGCGTTCCCGCTGGGACTCGGCGCCGCAGGCGTCTGGTGGGGACTCACCGCGGGCCTGGCCACCACCGCCATGCTGATGCTCCGCCGGTATTTCGCCCTGCTCGACGAGCAGGAACTCGACCGCCCCCGTCTGCTCCGGGAGAGCCTCACCACGCCGAGCTGA
- a CDS encoding PLP-dependent cysteine synthase family protein, with the protein MPLVTRVTDLIGRTPLFELAATATGTRLLLKLEQFNPTGAAKIRMAREMVLDAERLGLLSSGGHIIESTSGNTGLGLAVVAAERGYRFTAVVDHHACKDKLRAMAAMGAELVYVADEGDDNLATSAREDLAEAMAAERDGAFFTEQHNNDANAVGYYAVAEELLDDVERVDILLSSVGTGGSLFGTATRLRQLGCVPYVIGVEPVGSIAFGGPGGPYWQSGTGTPPGATIGTAVDYSLLDEGVKVSDVAAFATARAVAAELGLMIGGSAGGSVHAALTRLEEFPPGSTVVTIVCDGGEKYLDTVFDDEWMNERDLRSPDSEREVLEMLRRYTPAARRTLVESR; encoded by the coding sequence CGCTCGTCACGCGTGTGACGGATCTGATCGGCCGCACGCCGCTGTTCGAGCTCGCGGCCACCGCGACGGGCACCCGCTTACTGCTCAAACTCGAGCAGTTCAACCCGACCGGCGCGGCCAAGATCAGGATGGCCCGCGAAATGGTGCTCGACGCCGAACGACTGGGTTTGCTGAGCAGTGGCGGGCATATCATCGAATCCACGTCCGGAAACACCGGGCTCGGCCTCGCGGTAGTGGCCGCCGAACGTGGGTATCGCTTCACCGCGGTAGTCGACCACCACGCATGTAAGGACAAACTGCGCGCGATGGCAGCGATGGGTGCGGAACTGGTGTACGTCGCCGACGAGGGTGACGACAACCTGGCCACCTCGGCACGGGAAGATCTCGCCGAGGCGATGGCGGCCGAGCGCGACGGCGCGTTCTTCACCGAGCAGCACAACAACGACGCCAACGCGGTCGGCTATTACGCGGTGGCCGAGGAACTGCTCGACGACGTCGAGCGGGTCGACATCCTGCTGTCGTCGGTGGGCACCGGCGGTTCGCTGTTCGGCACGGCGACCCGCCTGCGCCAGCTCGGCTGCGTCCCCTACGTGATCGGCGTCGAGCCGGTCGGCTCGATCGCCTTCGGCGGGCCGGGCGGTCCCTACTGGCAGTCGGGCACCGGCACCCCGCCGGGCGCCACCATCGGCACCGCCGTGGACTATTCGCTGCTCGACGAGGGCGTGAAGGTCTCCGACGTGGCGGCGTTCGCGACCGCCCGCGCGGTGGCGGCCGAACTCGGCTTGATGATCGGCGGGTCCGCGGGCGGCTCGGTGCACGCCGCGCTCACCCGGCTCGAAGAGTTCCCGCCCGGCTCCACCGTGGTCACCATCGTGTGCGACGGCGGGGAAAAGTACCTGGACACCGTCTTCGACGACGAGTGGATGAACGAACGAGACCTGCGCAGCCCCGACAGCGAACGCGAGGTGCTCGAGATGTTGCGGCGCTACACGCCCGCCGCCCGGCGCACCCTGGTGGAGTCGCGGTGA